A genome region from Musa acuminata AAA Group cultivar baxijiao chromosome BXJ3-5, Cavendish_Baxijiao_AAA, whole genome shotgun sequence includes the following:
- the LOC103986168 gene encoding myb-related protein MYBAS1 isoform X2, whose product MAAKNKETRKGPWMEQEDLQLVRFVRLFGERRWDYLAKVSGLNRSGKSCRLRWVNYLHPGLRHGRMTPEEEHLVLELHAKWGNRWSRIARCLPGRTDNEIKNYWRTRMRKKAQERRMSTSPSPSPSSSSSNISSSANEPPPELVMKKRDGMESVAVGSSLTLGFGTNEGVMAYSMDQIWDEIAATDRVSGLSTEEHKHGARSVASPLWEHCSASPWKVDDEEFEMPTPADGLVISGL is encoded by the exons ATGGCGGCGAAGAACAAGGAGACGCGAAAGGGCCCATGGATGGAGCAGGAGGACCTCCAACTGGTACGGTTTGTGCGCTTGTTCGGTGAACGTCGTTGGGATTACTTGGCCAAGGTGTCAG GTCTTAACAGGTCAGGGAAGAGTTGCAGGCTGCGTTGGGTCAACTACCTTCACCCTGGTCTCAGGCACGGCCGCATGACCCCCGAGGAAGAACACCTTGTGCTCGAACTCCACGCCAAATGGGGCAATAG GTGGTCTCGGATCGCTCGATGCCTTCCAGGTCGAactgacaacgagatcaagaactactggaggacTCGCATGAGAAAGAAGGCGCAAGAACGGAGGATGAGCACGTCCCCTTCGCCGTCGCCTTCGTCATCCTCGAGCAATATTTCCTCCTCTGCTAATGAGCCGCCACCGGAGCTGGTGATGAAGAAGCGTGATGGGATGGAAAGCGTGGCTGTAGGCAGCTCTCTGACCCTAGGATTTGGAACCAACGAGGGCGTGATGGCGTACAGCATGGATCAGATATGGGATGAGATCGCTGCCACGGACCGCGTCAGTGGGTTGAGCACCGAAGAGCACAAGCACGGAGCTCGCAGCGTGGCTTCTCCCCTGTGGGAACACTGCTCTGCATCACCGTGGAAGGTTGACGATGAAGAGTTCGAGATGCCTACTCCCGCGGATGGTCTCGTAATCTCTGGCTTGTGA
- the LOC103986169 gene encoding protein SOSEKI 5-like, translating to MAASRGRMEPPPETSPERTKASKEIRPRRVPVVYYLSRNGQLEHPHFMEVTLSSCRGLFLRDVIDRLNFLRGKGMANLYSWSSKRSYKNGFVWQDLVEDDLIHPAHGHEYVLKGSELLLIPVPSSSSLDAKAAFYASNKPLHLSTFVHDDLETLQIRNKRATWSSFDLNEYKVYKTDPVAETGVRAADASTQTDDGRCRQREDAAAGNDRDRAEPPTTELEREDISPPPSSSSPEILEMLIKADGRAVAAGPEDQNRPTESYSGGRLRASSVLMHLLSCGSINVKDRHGISVAAPLPQCTDRASPRGRSSFGGAKETVDLMAGNGSARIGPEDKDHTRRELDRDDEEGTLAVLSSMP from the exons ATGGCTGCCTCGAGAGGGCGGATGGAGCCTCCGCCGGAGACGAGTCCCGAGAGGACCAAGGCGTCGAAGGAGATACGGCCGAGGAGGGTCCCCGTGGTGTACTACCTCTCCCGGAATGGCCAGTTGGAGCACCCCCACTTCATGGAGGTCACGCTCTCCTCCTGCCGCGGACTCTTCCTTCGAG ATGTGATCGATCGTCTCAACTTCCTCAGAGGCAAGGGAATGGCCAATCTGTACTCTTGGTCTTCCAAACG GAGCTACAAGAATGGATTCGTGTGGCAAGATCTCGTCGAAGACGATCTGATCCACCCGGCGCACGGCCATGAGTACGTCCTCAAGGGGTCGGAGCTCCTCCTCATACCCGTCCCTTCTTCGAGCTCCCTCGACGCCAAGGCCGCCTTTTATGCCTCCAACAAACCCCTGCACCTCTCCACATTCGTACACGACGACCTCGAAACCTTGCAAATCAGAAACAAAAGGGCGACTTGGAGCTCCTTCGACCTCAACGAGTACAAGGTCTACAAGACCGACCCGGTGGCCGAGACCGGAGTCAGGGCGGCGGACGCGTCGACGCAGACGGACGACGGGAGATGCAGGCAGCGAGAAGACGCTGCCGCGGGGAACGACAGGGACCGAGCGGAACCCCCGACAACCGAGCTGGAGCGGGAGGACAtctcgccgccgccgtcgtcttCCAGTCCGGAGATCCTGGAGATGCTGATCAAGGCGGACGGGCGAGCGGTGGCCGCGGGGCCGGAGGATCAGAATCGGCCGACGGAGAGCTACTCGGGCGGGCGGTTGCGGGCGTCCTCGGTGCTGATGCACCTCCTCTCGTGCGGCTCCATCAACGTGAAGGACCGCCACGGTATCTCGGTGGCGGCGCCGCTGCCACAGTGCACGGACAGGGCGTCGCCACGTGGACGGTCTTCTTTTGGTGGCGCGAAGGAAACCGTCGACTTGATGGCGGGCAATGGCTCGGCCAGGATCGGGCCGGAGGACAAAGACCACACTCGTCGGGAGCTTGATCGAGACGACGAAGAAGGGACCTTGGCTGTTCTGAGTTCCATGCCCTGA
- the LOC135637768 gene encoding beta-hexosaminidase 1-like, which produces MASKTFDPFALPCFLLLSLAASLLLSPSHGRIPHRRPASSSADDQLVYLWPLPKLFRHGYRTLSVDPDLALDLQIPGGESLALSEAFERYRDLIFTQWERSAQRSYMDYDVNKLTVLVASNDDTLQFGVDESYTLSVGGGESFSVVNGAAIEANTVYGALRGLETFSQLCTPNTENKTVEIQKAPWYIEDEPRFSFRGLLIDTSRHYLPVNVIKQVIDAMSYAKLNVLHWHIVDEQSFPLEVPSYPNLWKGAYSKLERYTVEDAFEVVDFAKKRGIHIMAEVDVPGHGESWGAGYPDLWPSANCTEPLDVSKNFTFEVISGILTDMRKIFPFGLFHLGGDEVNTDCWNSTPHVKQWLQERNMTTKEAYQYFVLRAQKIATSLGWIPVNWEETFNTFKENLDLQTVVHNWLGPGVCPQAVAKGFRCIMSNQGVWYLDHLDVPWENFYNTEPLEGINNITQQKLVLGGEVCMWGEAVDTSNVQQTIWPRAAAAAERLWSSWEATSVGNLNTTVLPRLHYFRCLLNHRGIAAAPVTNKHAREAPYGPASCFLQ; this is translated from the exons ATGGCTTCCAAAACATTTGATCCCTTCGCCCTCCCTtgtttcctcctcctctctctcgctGCCTCCCTCCTCCTTTCACCCTCCCACGGCCGGATTCCCCATCGCCGCCCCGCGAGCTCCTCCGCCGACGACCAGCTCGTCTATCTCTGGCCCCTCCCCAAGCTCTTCCGCCACGGTTATCGGACTCTCTCTGTCGACCCCGACCTCGCCCTCGATCTCCAGATCCCCGGAGGAGAATCCCTTGCCTTGTCCGAGGCGTTCGAAAGGTACAGAGATCTGATCTTTACGCAGTGGGAGAGGTCGGCCCAGCGGAGCTATATGGATTACGATGTCAACAAGCTGACGGTCCTCGTCGCTTCGAATGACGATACG CTTCAATTTGGTGTGGACGAGAGCTACACGCTTTCTGTGGGCGgaggagagagcttttcggttgTTAACGGAGCAGCGATTGAG GCCAATACTGTTTATGGGGCTTTGCGAGGCTTAGAG ACTTTCAGCCAACTATGTACACCCAACACTGAAAATAAAACTGTAGAAATTCAGAAAGCACCATGGTACATTGAAGATGAACCACGGTTTTCCTTCCGAGGGCTTCTTATTG ATACTTCACGACATTACTTACCAGTAAATGTGATCAAGCAAGTGATTGATGCTATGTCCTATGCTAAACTT AATGTTCTTCACTGGCACATTGTAGATGAACAATCATTCCCGTTAGAGGTACCTTCATATCCTAACTTGTGGAAAGGTGCTTACTCAAAGCTGGAGAGGTACACGGTTGAGGATGCTTTTGAAGTTGTTGA CTTTGCCAAGAAAAGAG GTATCCACATCATGGCTGAAGTTGATGTCCCTGGGCATGGTGAATCATG GGGTGCTGGTTATCCCGATCTTTGGCCTTCTGCTAATTGCACTGAGCCCCTAGATGTGAGCAAGAATTTCACGTTTGAAGTCATTTCTGGGATTTTGACTG ACATGAGAAAGATCTTTCCATTTGGGCTCTTTCATTTAGGAGGAGATGAAGTCAATACTG ATTGTTGGAATTCGACCCCTCATGTCAAGCAATG GCTTCAGGAGCGGAATATGACTACCAAGGAAGCATACCAATATTTTGTATTGAGGGCTCAAAAGATAGCTACTTCTCTTGGTTGGATTCCTGTTAACTG GGAAGAAACCTTCAATACGTTCAAGGAAAATCTCGATCTGCAAACTGTCGTACATAACTG GTTGGGTCCTGGTGTTTGCCCTCAAGCTGTTGCAAAGGGTTTTAGATGTATCATGAGCAACCAAGGAGTATGGTATCTTGATCATCTAGATGTTCCATGGGAGAATTTTTACAACACAGAGCCGTTGGAAGGGATAAATAATATCACACAGCAAAAACTTGTGCTTGGTGGTGAGGTTTGCATGTGGGGTGAGGCAGTTGATACATCCAATGTTCAGCAAACGATATGGCCACGGGCTGCTGCCGCAGCGG AGCGCTTGTGGAGCTCATGGGAGGCCACCTCTGTTGGAAATCTGAACACAACTGTACTGCCACGTCTACATTATTTTAGATGTTTGCTGAACCATCGTGGAATTGCAGCTGCCCCAGTTACCAATAAGCATGCACGGGAAGCCCCATATGGTCCTGCTTCTTGCTTCCTTCAGTAA
- the LOC103986168 gene encoding myb-related protein MYBAS1 isoform X1 produces MAAKNKETRKGPWMEQEDLQLVRFVRLFGERRWDYLAKVSGLSGGGDTGQQRLRWVNYLHPGLRHGRMTPEEEHLVLELHAKWGNRWSRIARCLPGRTDNEIKNYWRTRMRKKAQERRMSTSPSPSPSSSSSNISSSANEPPPELVMKKRDGMESVAVGSSLTLGFGTNEGVMAYSMDQIWDEIAATDRVSGLSTEEHKHGARSVASPLWEHCSASPWKVDDEEFEMPTPADGLVISGL; encoded by the exons ATGGCGGCGAAGAACAAGGAGACGCGAAAGGGCCCATGGATGGAGCAGGAGGACCTCCAACTGGTACGGTTTGTGCGCTTGTTCGGTGAACGTCGTTGGGATTACTTGGCCAAGGTGTCAGGTTTGAGCGGTGGCGGGGACACAGGGCAACAGAG GCTGCGTTGGGTCAACTACCTTCACCCTGGTCTCAGGCACGGCCGCATGACCCCCGAGGAAGAACACCTTGTGCTCGAACTCCACGCCAAATGGGGCAATAG GTGGTCTCGGATCGCTCGATGCCTTCCAGGTCGAactgacaacgagatcaagaactactggaggacTCGCATGAGAAAGAAGGCGCAAGAACGGAGGATGAGCACGTCCCCTTCGCCGTCGCCTTCGTCATCCTCGAGCAATATTTCCTCCTCTGCTAATGAGCCGCCACCGGAGCTGGTGATGAAGAAGCGTGATGGGATGGAAAGCGTGGCTGTAGGCAGCTCTCTGACCCTAGGATTTGGAACCAACGAGGGCGTGATGGCGTACAGCATGGATCAGATATGGGATGAGATCGCTGCCACGGACCGCGTCAGTGGGTTGAGCACCGAAGAGCACAAGCACGGAGCTCGCAGCGTGGCTTCTCCCCTGTGGGAACACTGCTCTGCATCACCGTGGAAGGTTGACGATGAAGAGTTCGAGATGCCTACTCCCGCGGATGGTCTCGTAATCTCTGGCTTGTGA
- the LOC135637769 gene encoding protein-tyrosine-phosphatase MKP1-like, producing the protein MRGGEDAPAGPPSGVRRTFWRSSSWSSSRIAAQDHSKDSTSEDRNSADAPCPPPPFTPRSQSHKARSCLPPLAIARRSFDEWPKPGSDDLEQWPHPPTLGAKPDEGLKPDRSSLRTPGTRDQIAFKECSKVADHVYLGGDYVARNREILRQHGITHVLNCVGFVCPEYFKSDLIYKTLWLQDSPSEDIISILYDVFDYFEDVREQGGRVFVHCCQGVSRSTSLVIAYLMWREGQSFDDAFRFVKTARGIANPNMGFACQLLQCQKRVHAIPPSPAPVLTMYRMAPHSPYDPLHLVPRMLNDPSPAALDSRGAFIVHVLSSLYVWIGNDCEPAMEEDAKAAALQVVRYEQVQGPHATVEEGEEPSEFWEAFSSAPPSEKEGRETNEERVESAAKMITGARRVESYDADFELFHGALAGGIIPPFSCSGQGQGQENHLPARESDWSLSRRKFLSETNVQGLFRFSY; encoded by the coding sequence ATGAGGGGCGGAGAGGATGCGCCCGCTGGCCCGCCCTCCGGCGTCCGGAGAACTTTTTGGAGGTCTTCGTCATGGTCCTCATCACGGATCGCCGCGCAGGACCATTCGAAAGATTCCACCTCCGAGGACAGGAACTCGGCCGATGCTCCCTGCCCGCCTCCCCCCTTCACTCCGAGATCGCAGAGCCACAAGGCCCGCTCGTGCCTCCCTCCTCTCGCCATCGCCCGCCGGAGCTTCGACGAGTGGCCTAAGCCCGGTTCCGATGACCTCGAGCAATGGCCCCATCCGCCCACCCTCGGTGCCAAGCCCgacgagggcttaaagccggatcgTTCTTCGCTAAGGACCCCAGGTACGAGAGATCAGATCGCTTTCAAGGAGTGCTCCAAGGTCGCAGACCATGTCTACCTCGGCGGAGACTATGTTGCTAGGAACAGAGAAATCCTTCGGCAGCACGGGATTACCCATGTCCTCAACTGTGTTGGTTTTGTTTGCCCCGAGTACTTCAAATCAGACCTCATCTACAAGACTCTTTGGTTGCAGGACAGCCCGTCGGAGGACATCATTAGTATTCTGTATGATGTGTTCGATTACTTTGAGGATGTGCGGGAGCAAGGTGGGAGGGTGTTCGTCCATTGCTGCCAGGGTGTTTCACGGTCGACTTCTCTGGTAATAGCTTACCTGATGTGGAGAGAAGGGCAGAGCTTCGATGATGCATTCCGGTTTGTGAAGACGGCAAGGGGGATCGCCAACCCCAACATGGGCTTCGCTTGTCAATTGCTGCAGTGCCAGAAGAGGGTCCACGCCATCCCCCCGAGTCCCGCTCCGGTGCTGACGATGTACCGAATGGCTCCGCACTCACCGTACGATCCTCTGCATCTCGTCCCCAGGATGTTGAACGACCCATCTCCTGCCGCTTTGGATTCCAGGGGAGCATTCATCGTTCATGTCCTCTCATCCTTGTATGTGTGGATCGGTAACGACTGTGAACCCGCTATGGAGGAGGATGCAAAAGCTGCCGCCTTACAGGTGGTAAGGTACGAGCAGGTTCAGGGGCCACATGCCACGGTTGAAGAAGGGGAGGAGCCCTCGGAATTCTGGGAGGCCTTCTCGAGTGCACCCCCTTCAGAGAAGGAGGGCAGGGAGACGAACGAGGAACGGGTTGAATCAGCTGCTAAGATGATCACCGGTGCGAGGAGAGTGGAATCCTATGATGCTGACTTTGAGCTTTTCCATGGGGCTCTCGCTGGAGGTATCATCCCACCGTTCTCTTGTTCGGGACAGGGACAGGGGCAGGAAAACCATCTTCCTGCAAGAGAAAGCGACTGGAGCTTATCGAGGCGTAAGTTTCTCTCTGAAACCAATGTTCAAGGTTTATTCAGATTCTCATACTGA
- the LOC103986171 gene encoding uncharacterized protein LOC103986171 produces MEVSKLLKEKKFWVASFIVAWAAALQAHMMWMQRQDSFKQKFGDSSKEIDGGN; encoded by the exons ATGGAGGTATCGAAGCTTCTCAAGGAGAAAAAGTTTTGGGTCGCTTCCTTCATCGTTGCTTGGGCCGCCGCCTTGCAG GCTCACATGATGTGGATGCAGAGGCAAGATTCCTTCAAGCAGAAGTTTGGGGATTCAAGCAAGGAGATAGATGGAGGGAACTGA
- the LOC103986168 gene encoding myb-related protein MYBAS1 isoform X3: MDGAGGPPTGLNRSGKSCRLRWVNYLHPGLRHGRMTPEEEHLVLELHAKWGNRWSRIARCLPGRTDNEIKNYWRTRMRKKAQERRMSTSPSPSPSSSSSNISSSANEPPPELVMKKRDGMESVAVGSSLTLGFGTNEGVMAYSMDQIWDEIAATDRVSGLSTEEHKHGARSVASPLWEHCSASPWKVDDEEFEMPTPADGLVISGL; the protein is encoded by the exons ATGGATGGAGCAGGAGGACCTCCAACTG GTCTTAACAGGTCAGGGAAGAGTTGCAGGCTGCGTTGGGTCAACTACCTTCACCCTGGTCTCAGGCACGGCCGCATGACCCCCGAGGAAGAACACCTTGTGCTCGAACTCCACGCCAAATGGGGCAATAG GTGGTCTCGGATCGCTCGATGCCTTCCAGGTCGAactgacaacgagatcaagaactactggaggacTCGCATGAGAAAGAAGGCGCAAGAACGGAGGATGAGCACGTCCCCTTCGCCGTCGCCTTCGTCATCCTCGAGCAATATTTCCTCCTCTGCTAATGAGCCGCCACCGGAGCTGGTGATGAAGAAGCGTGATGGGATGGAAAGCGTGGCTGTAGGCAGCTCTCTGACCCTAGGATTTGGAACCAACGAGGGCGTGATGGCGTACAGCATGGATCAGATATGGGATGAGATCGCTGCCACGGACCGCGTCAGTGGGTTGAGCACCGAAGAGCACAAGCACGGAGCTCGCAGCGTGGCTTCTCCCCTGTGGGAACACTGCTCTGCATCACCGTGGAAGGTTGACGATGAAGAGTTCGAGATGCCTACTCCCGCGGATGGTCTCGTAATCTCTGGCTTGTGA